The Candidatus Poribacteria bacterium genome includes the window TCGGTAGGCACGAGCCTCCAAACGCGAATCCAGGACGGAGATACGCTCTCGACGTGTTGAGCTTGGTGTCCTTAACGAATGCGCCCATCACGGCGTGGCTGTCCAGACCCAACGTTGCGGCGAGCGCGCCGATCTCGTTGGCGAACGCCACTTTGACAGCGTGGTAAGCGTTGCAGGCGTACTTCAACATCTCAGCCGCAGCCGGAGCCATCACGTGGAAAAGGTCAGGGGACGAAGCAACGAAAGGTGCGTACAGCTCGCGCACGACGGCGGCCGTGTGCTCGTCGTCGGTGCCCACGACAATGAACGCGGGAGACTCGAAGTCGCTGATCGCCGAGCCCTCCCGCAGGAACTCCGGGTGGCTGCACACGTCGACGTCGTCGCGCCCAACGCGCTCTCGTAAGAGAGCCCGGTACCGCTCGGACGTACCAGGCAGCGACGTGCTGCGAAGCGCGACGACGTAGGGGCGGCCGTTTGCCGACAGCGCGGAACCTATATCGCCAACCACAATGTCCATGGCAGCCATGTCCGGCGAACCGTCCGCGCCCGTCGGCGTGCCGACGCACACGACCGCCAGTTCCGTCGCGCCGACGGCCGCATCGAGTCGCTGCGTCGCCTCCAGACGGCCAGTTGCCCGCATCTCGGCGATGAGGTCGTCCAACCCCGGTTCTGTGATCGGTGCCTCGCCGGCATTGATCCGCTCGACCTTGCCAGCCATCCGGTCGACGCCGACGACATGGTGACCCAGCTTCGCCAGGCACGCACTCGTCACTGCGCCAACGTAGCCCAG containing:
- a CDS encoding UDP-glucose/GDP-mannose dehydrogenase family protein; the encoded protein is MKVAVIGLGYVGAVTSACLAKLGHHVVGVDRMAGKVERINAGEAPITEPGLDDLIAEMRATGRLEATQRLDAAVGATELAVVCVGTPTGADGSPDMAAMDIVVGDIGSALSANGRPYVVALRSTSLPGTSERYRALLRERVGRDDVDVCSHPEFLREGSAISDFESPAFIVVGTDDEHTAAVVRELYAPFVASSPDLFHVMAPAAAEMLKYACNAYHAVKVAFANEIGALAATLGLDSHAVMGAFVKDTKLNTSRAYLRPGFAFGGSCLPKDLRALAFLAGRSDLRLPLLESAIPSNQRHLARTLDRVLSLSPKRVAVWGISFKSDTADVRESPVVDLLHGILAAGVPAQWHDPDVAGALTRRGGSDSVAYLEERIPHALDLHVPNAAELAVVADLHVVSKFDQSFAEVLRAAKAPVLDLNGSYRDAISADRYVGLLW